CCAAAAAGCAGTTCAATTCGTTGAAATTGATCCATATTTTTATTGCCACCTGTCTTAGTTAAAACTACGCCCTGACAAGCGAATTACACGAATTTCACGAAATGTGATGAAACTTACCAAATTTTATAAATTTGTGAAGTTTCCACTTTTTCCCAAATTGTATTTGGGAAAACTATTGCTTAAAAAGTTTCTCTTTGATTTCCTTTTGAATAAGCATTACCGAAAAAATAATTTTATCCAATTCAGTTTCTCCCGAAAGCTTTCGGGAGAATTTAGGAACAAGAAAGCAAAATCGAGAAGAAAAGTTTTGGCAATTATTACCTATTTTAATCAACCATTGCGAAGGTTAAGCAAGAAGAATTCCCAAATCGAAACCATTCGCAAGGTTTTTTTATCCAAACAACATCCGGAAATTCTCGAATTGTTTTTTCTTCAAAATTTCTTTATCGATTCCAGTTATTTTGGAAACATTTTCCACAACTTTTATCAGGTTTTTCAAATGATTGAATTCTTCTTTTGAACCTTTCTCTTTCTGATAAGGAGCATCGGTTTCAAAGAAATAAAATCCTCTTTTGATGATATTTTTCAGAACATCAGTTCCAGGCTGATGGAGATTGAGTGAAAATCCAAGATCGAATTTGGAGAAATTGTCGAAGACTTCTTTCGAGGAATTAAATCCGTGGATAAATCCTCTTGTTCCAGGAAAATTATTTTTCAGGATTTTATAAAGCTCATAATAGTTTTTTACAACATGAAAAATTACAGGAAGATGATAATTCTTTGCCAGATCGAGCTGCAGCAGCAGGATTTTTTTTTGCCATTCAAAATTGTCATTTCTTTTATCCAATCCGATTTCACCAATGGCGATTATTTGTTTTTCATCACAAAGTTTGATCAGAAGTTCGAGATCATGTTCTGAACTTTTTTTATAATAAGGATGGATTCCTGCCGACCATTTTATAAACTTGCCAAATTTCAAAAATTTGGCAAGTTTAATTGATTCATATTCATCTTTACATAAAATGGAAGAAATAAAACCATTTATTCCAATATCTTGGGCTGATGAAATTTCATCTTCGAGGTTATTGAAAATTC
The genomic region above belongs to Candidatus Cloacimonadota bacterium and contains:
- a CDS encoding TatD family deoxyribonuclease yields the protein MFDFGWIDAHCHLADDRIFNNLEDEISSAQDIGINGFISSILCKDEYESIKLAKFLKFGKFIKWSAGIHPYYKKSSEHDLELLIKLCDEKQIIAIGEIGLDKRNDNFEWQKKILLLQLDLAKNYHLPVIFHVVKNYYELYKILKNNFPGTRGFIHGFNSSKEVFDNFSKFDLGFSLNLHQPGTDVLKNIIKRGFYFFETDAPYQKEKGSKEEFNHLKNLIKVVENVSKITGIDKEILKKKQFENFRMLFG